CTATCGCCAAAGCGAACCCTTTCCACCTCGAGGTACTTCTCTACCATGTTCAGTTCCTCGTGCAGCTCCACAAAGTCGCGCCTGTCGCGGCTCAGCGTGTAGCGGAAGAGGTCGGAGAGCAGCAGCGTCATCTTCTCGGCTCTATCGGCATCAACCCGTACAAGGTGCGAAAGCGAGTTTAGCGAGTTGTACAGGAAGTGCGGGTTAAGTTTGCTCTGAAGAGCCTGCAGCTCGGTTTGCGCCTTTACCATCTGGAGCCGGCTCAACTCCTCGTCCTTTTGACGGATTACCTCGCGCTGTTTAAACACCATCCGGCTTAGCAGGTAGTAGGCAACGGTAAAGATAGCTGAAGCAAGTATCGTGAATGCAACTCTAGGTTCCGACATGTGAAAATCGAAGGAGAAATAGGCAAAGGATATCACCATAATGAAGACTATGGCTGACGAAACACTATCCTTTAACCATTGCGTTATTTGACTTTTTCGTAGTAATCGGTTGATACAGTAAAATAGAGCGATGTGAGCCAATGCTATTAACCACATAATAATAAAGGATGCAGAGAAAGCATTTTGGATAAAAGGTTCACTCGAACCATTAAGGTCTTGAGAAATGCTGTAGAGGAAGAATAGGGCAGAACCTATAAGCAGGTACGACAGCATGCCTCTGTAGCGATTCCGTTTGCAGACAATTCCTAGAAAAATAATGGACAGCAGCAGCTTTAGGAGTAGCGGGTATATTTTGTTGAATGCCTGAAACGCCTTGTGGTACTTTAGGCTGTAGTAGTTGTGACTTCCTGTGTACTTTATGATCCCGTTCTTTATTCGGCTATCGGCATCCTTGGCGTAGATGGTTTCGATGATAAACTTGTCGGGAGCCGTAAGGCCTGAGTTACTCTGCATATAGGTAGTTCGTAGAAGCTGCCCCTTCTTCCAAATACCTTTTCGTATCATGTCTAATATCCATTCGATTTGTTTATTGTTGTTCTCTTTTAGAAAATCATTTAATAACTGGGCTTCTGATGTGTAGTAGATATTTTTGCTACTCAGATTGGAGTTCGTGAAACAAACATCTACTGTACCCGGAAATTGTTTTGGAGAATGGATGAGAATCATCTTTATGATTTTGTTCAGGAATGCATCGTACCTATGCGCTTGCATGCGGGGGGAGAAAAGCTGGAGATCTTCTATCTTATAGCCTATTTCATCGCCAACGATGTGGGTTCTGAAGGTGTAGCTGTGGTATCTGGTAAGGATGATAACGAGATTTCCTCCTGTATCGACCCTGCTAATCGACACCGTTTGAATAAGTGGTTTAAGCTGCCGCACTATTGAGTCAACAATCATTCGGTCTTCCTTGGAAATCTCGCCCTGCAGCTCAATCTTGATGTCCTTCTGGTACCTAACGGGCTTCAGGTCGTGCGTTAGCTTGACGTTACGCAGCAGGTTCATCCAGTACTTGCGCTCCAGCGAATCGGGAATGCTGGCAGAGCGTGCAAACGAGCAGAGCATTAGCACGGCGAGAAACGGTAGTAGAATTTTTTTCATGGCGTTCGTTTTTAATTTATTCGTATGCTAATTAATACCCTTTGCTGCCGTTGCGCTAAACAATTCCGACAACCTGCAAAAGTAGAAGAATAACCTGCACCACAAGGATGTTGTGCTGCTAATCACAAATCAAATTAAAAGCAGAGTAACGGTTGGCTATTTAGTAAAGTCTACTTGCTGAAAAAATATATAGTAAACATTACATATAGTTATCAATAGCTGACAATATATCAAAATATGTTTACATTTGCTGGAACTAATAACACGTACGATTATGATGACAAGCTACCTTTTCCCCCACAGCTACAAGCGTATTGGGTGGATACTGTTTGTACCAACCGCCGTATTCTTTATCCTTTGGCTGACCGGCGTGGTTGGGGATGTTGAATTTCCGCTGCCAAAGGTTTTCCGCTTCTACGGTTTTGCGGGGTCTACAACTGCGTTGCAGACCACCATTTTGCCGGTAGTGCTAATTGCGGCGCTGCTCTTCATTGGCTTCTCCAGGGAGGAGGACGAGGACGAGTATGTGGCCCGGATCAGGATGGAGTCGCTGATTTGGTCGCTCTACGTGAACTACTTCCTGCTGGCGTTGGCTTTCCTGCTGGTTTACGGAACGTCGTTTCTGGGGGTAACCTGGGTGGGCCTTTTTACGCTTCCCCTCTTTTTCGTCTTCCGCCTGCAGTGGAAGCTGTACCTAACCCGTAAGCTGGCCAGGGATGAAAAATAGCATTAAGGTCGAACGGGCCATCAAGAACATCACCCAGGAGCAGCTCGCGCAGCTGGTTCAGGTGAGCCGGCAGACCATCAACGCCATCGAGCTGGGGAAGTACAACCCCTCCACCACGCTGGCGCTAAAGATGTCGCAGGTGTTTGGCAAGGGGGTAAACGAGATCTTCCAGCTCGAGGAGACCGACTGGAAGGCGGAGAAGTAAAAAAGGCGGAGCACTTGCTCCGCCTTTCTTTTTTTCTTCGATGGCTGCTACTCGGCCGTCGCCATGGTGGTGTCGGGCGTTTCGGCGGGCTCGGCGGGCTCTACTGGAACCTCCGAGGTAAGCGCGGTAAGCTCGGCGATGAAGCGCGAACTGCTGAAGTCGGGGTTCTCCACGATCTCCTTTAGCGCGGCCATGCGGGCCTCGTTGCCCATCTTCTTGTTGGCCTTGGCCACGTAGATGGCTACGGCCACGTCCACATCCTCGAAGGTGAGGGCGTCGTACTTCACCCATCCGCCTTTCACCTTCTTGCCGTCCTTGGTCTTGCCGTACACCTCCACGAAGTCGCCCTTCCGCTGCTTCACGGCCACGATGTCGAGCGGGCTGAACGCCTTGCTGGTGATGGTCACCAGGTCGGGGCGGCCGTACACGGGCGCGCTGGCCACGATGGCGGCTGGCTTAGCGGCGGTGATGATGCTCGACTCCTTCACCCAGCCCGACTTGCCGCCCTCGAGCTCCACCTGGTAGTATTTCTTGCTCCCATTCTGGGTTTCGATCTCCTTCTCGTCGGTGCACTTGAGCTTTTCGCCCAGCTGCAGCGAGGCCACGTAGCTGCCCTCCTTGCCGGGGGCATCCTTCAGCGCGGCGCCATCGACGATGCAAACGGCATCCTTGGGGCCGATGCCCAAGCCGCCCGACTTGTCCTGCAGGCTGGTCACCGCAAAGTAGGTGGCTACTCCGGCTATGGCCAGCACGAGGACTACTATGATCCACTTCTTATTTTCCATGATGATTCGTATGGTTTTGCCACAAAAGTAGGAAAAGATTGCGGGATGGCGTTTCGCGGATCCGAATAAAGCGGGCTACCGCTAGCCGAATTTTAGGCGATTACGCGTTCACGGCCTGTGAAAGGAGGGTTAAGCAGGTACTTTCGGGACGTGGAGCGCTGTTGTTCTAGCGATACTCCTACTCCCCGCCTAGGCGAGAGGAAGGTGGAGGCGAAGAAGTCGCTCCGCCCTTGAATAGCAACAGCAGCAACCCAACTGAGGTGCTGCTGTTGGTTTATATTGGGCCTTTTTGAGCGATGCTATATCGATTCTACCCGGATGTCGAGTGCACCTCTAAGGGTGTCCACCCCTTTGGGCGTGCAGCATCCCTTAATGAGGTAGTAGAGCATTTTGTTGAG
This window of the uncultured Acetobacteroides sp. genome carries:
- a CDS encoding helix-turn-helix transcriptional regulator — translated: MKNSIKVERAIKNITQEQLAQLVQVSRQTINAIELGKYNPSTTLALKMSQVFGKGVNEIFQLEETDWKAEK
- a CDS encoding histidine kinase, with protein sequence MKKILLPFLAVLMLCSFARSASIPDSLERKYWMNLLRNVKLTHDLKPVRYQKDIKIELQGEISKEDRMIVDSIVRQLKPLIQTVSISRVDTGGNLVIILTRYHSYTFRTHIVGDEIGYKIEDLQLFSPRMQAHRYDAFLNKIIKMILIHSPKQFPGTVDVCFTNSNLSSKNIYYTSEAQLLNDFLKENNNKQIEWILDMIRKGIWKKGQLLRTTYMQSNSGLTAPDKFIIETIYAKDADSRIKNGIIKYTGSHNYYSLKYHKAFQAFNKIYPLLLKLLLSIIFLGIVCKRNRYRGMLSYLLIGSALFFLYSISQDLNGSSEPFIQNAFSASFIIMWLIALAHIALFYCINRLLRKSQITQWLKDSVSSAIVFIMVISFAYFSFDFHMSEPRVAFTILASAIFTVAYYLLSRMVFKQREVIRQKDEELSRLQMVKAQTELQALQSKLNPHFLYNSLNSLSHLVRVDADRAEKMTLLLSDLFRYTLSRDRRDFVELHEELNMVEKYLEVERVRFGDRLSSTIEMDEQASTCSIPRLIVQPLVENAIKHGISKISGEGFIHIVAKVDEGRLTITVEDNGPVFPDAPIAGFGLQNIIERLQLLYDSDAELSWTNLPTKKVTITIPTEK